Proteins from a genomic interval of Treponema brennaborense DSM 12168:
- a CDS encoding ABC transporter permease produces MIHPFDLRRKFVRSVLTPLSSSLIALAAGIAVSLAMLLFFSGQPVSAAVDFFTGPFASRFYVGTLLNTASLLMWAGVGAGIAIASGNLNLGGEGQIYLAGFITAVVLSKGSGIVPPFLLLPIAGFTACAAAAVCAGVAALFKQFRGSSELLVSFLVSAVTIPIVDAAIAGPFRDTARNLLATPPVPAEFRLERILPPSPLTVSFFAAAAFCLVSACVLYRTRAGRAVRVCGAAPQFAQYAGYSLAAHSFGALCLSGACHGLTGFFAVVGTYYTCHSGFYAGMGWNALSCALIARSNPAAVIPSALLLSWIFTAADRSAMMYDFPFDMTGLIQAAVLFCISARFVGAAKRARSA; encoded by the coding sequence ATGATTCATCCTTTCGATCTGCGGCGAAAATTCGTGCGTTCGGTGCTGACGCCGCTTTCTTCCAGCCTGATCGCGCTTGCGGCCGGAATAGCCGTGTCGCTGGCGATGCTGCTTTTTTTCAGCGGACAGCCGGTTTCGGCTGCGGTCGATTTTTTTACCGGCCCGTTTGCGTCCCGTTTTTACGTGGGAACGCTGCTGAACACGGCGTCTTTGCTGATGTGGGCCGGCGTCGGCGCGGGAATCGCGATTGCTTCGGGTAATCTGAATTTGGGCGGTGAAGGGCAGATTTATCTTGCGGGTTTTATCACGGCCGTCGTCCTCTCTAAAGGAAGCGGAATCGTACCGCCTTTTCTGCTGCTGCCGATCGCCGGTTTTACGGCGTGCGCGGCCGCGGCGGTCTGCGCCGGCGTTGCAGCGTTGTTCAAGCAATTCCGCGGCAGCAGCGAACTGCTGGTGTCGTTTCTCGTTTCGGCAGTAACGATTCCGATCGTCGACGCGGCGATTGCCGGACCGTTCCGCGATACGGCGCGGAATCTGCTTGCAACGCCGCCGGTTCCCGCTGAATTCCGTCTTGAACGGATATTGCCGCCGTCTCCGCTGACGGTTTCCTTTTTTGCCGCCGCCGCGTTTTGCCTTGTTTCGGCGTGCGTTCTGTATCGAACCCGCGCGGGACGGGCCGTTCGGGTGTGCGGTGCGGCGCCGCAGTTCGCACAGTACGCGGGGTATTCGCTTGCGGCGCATTCGTTCGGCGCGTTGTGCCTGTCCGGAGCGTGTCACGGATTGACCGGTTTCTTTGCCGTCGTCGGAACGTATTATACGTGCCACAGCGGATTTTACGCCGGTATGGGATGGAACGCGCTTTCGTGCGCGCTTATCGCACGGTCGAATCCCGCGGCGGTCATACCGTCGGCGCTGCTTTTGTCGTGGATTTTTACGGCGGCGGACCGTTCGGCGATGATGTACGATTTTCCGTTCGATATGACCGGCTTGATTCAAGCCGCCGTACTGTTTTGTATTTCGGCCCGTTTCGTCGGCGCCGCCAAGCGAGCGAGGAGCGCCTGA
- a CDS encoding ATP-binding cassette domain-containing protein — translation MKEIAFDRVTKQFASKKALDDVTLSFSAGSVHALLGENGAGKSTLAALLSGAAEPSSGCIKIDGVPVVFRSPRDSAAAGIAMVHQRPLLADELSVWENVILGAEPLHGPAAAGILNKRAAAERIGRLRARFEISVPLDPDSAVSDLSADAVFYTALLAALFREPQLLILDEPSAALDDTSRNLLYACLSAEAARGTGIIVITHNLREAVLHADSITVLKKGRLSAEFDNSRRTVSAADILPHLFASAGSGVSAGSGVSAGSGVSGSAAVPGSAADSVGTTMPPVFLSTPVAAVPRLTITELSARPRAAAALFGVSFRVAAGRMTVIAGQRESGMETLENCITGARRVPCSGTYSFGGGAAVPFKKKRLSAALLRKRRAGIVPFDRTFGASNPGLTVAQVAGIYEAPANVTAFAEKLIRETGISIKASEPAANLSGGMLQRLILARELYYKPELLVLSEPFQGLDTPSSVGLAELLQSVCRSGAAILVLTSDASFLSEYETDSYVLAGGKLYKGGSLL, via the coding sequence ATGAAAGAAATTGCGTTTGACCGTGTTACGAAACAGTTTGCCTCGAAAAAAGCGCTCGACGACGTGACGCTTTCATTTTCCGCCGGTTCCGTTCACGCGCTGCTCGGAGAAAACGGCGCGGGAAAGTCGACGCTTGCGGCGCTTCTCAGCGGAGCCGCCGAGCCGTCGTCCGGCTGCATAAAAATAGACGGTGTGCCCGTCGTGTTCCGCTCACCGCGCGACAGCGCGGCAGCCGGGATCGCGATGGTGCATCAGCGCCCGCTGCTTGCGGACGAACTGTCGGTATGGGAAAACGTCATACTCGGCGCCGAACCGCTGCACGGGCCGGCTGCCGCGGGTATCCTGAACAAACGCGCTGCTGCGGAACGCATCGGAAGGCTGCGCGCGCGATTCGAGATATCGGTTCCGCTTGATCCGGATTCGGCCGTTTCAGACCTGAGCGCGGACGCCGTTTTTTACACGGCGCTGCTCGCCGCCCTTTTTCGGGAACCGCAGCTGCTGATTCTGGACGAACCGTCGGCGGCGCTCGACGATACGAGCCGGAATCTCCTATACGCGTGTCTTTCGGCCGAAGCGGCGCGCGGAACCGGAATCATCGTGATCACGCACAATTTGCGGGAAGCCGTGTTGCACGCCGATTCGATAACGGTGCTTAAAAAAGGCCGGCTTTCCGCCGAATTCGACAACTCGCGGCGCACCGTTTCTGCCGCCGACATTTTGCCGCATCTGTTCGCGTCCGCCGGGTCCGGTGTTTCCGCTGGGTCCGGTGTTTCCGCCGGGTCCGGTGTTTCCGGCAGTGCGGCGGTTCCGGGCAGTGCGGCAGATTCCGTCGGCACGACTATGCCGCCGGTTTTCCTTTCGACGCCGGTCGCGGCGGTTCCGCGGCTGACGATCACGGAACTGTCGGCCCGCCCGCGCGCTGCCGCAGCGCTGTTCGGCGTGTCGTTCCGGGTAGCCGCCGGCCGTATGACGGTTATCGCCGGTCAGCGGGAGAGCGGCATGGAAACGCTTGAAAACTGTATCACCGGCGCGCGCCGCGTTCCGTGCAGCGGCACGTATTCGTTCGGCGGCGGTGCCGCCGTTCCGTTCAAAAAGAAACGCCTTTCGGCTGCACTGCTCAGAAAGCGACGGGCGGGTATCGTTCCGTTCGATCGGACGTTCGGCGCGTCGAATCCGGGGCTGACGGTTGCGCAGGTTGCCGGCATATACGAAGCGCCCGCGAACGTTACGGCGTTTGCCGAAAAACTTATCCGTGAAACGGGGATATCCATAAAAGCGTCGGAACCCGCGGCCAATCTTTCCGGCGGAATGCTGCAGCGTCTGATTTTGGCGCGTGAACTTTACTATAAACCGGAACTGCTCGTGCTATCCGAGCCGTTTCAAGGACTCGACACGCCTTCTTCCGTCGGATTGGCCGAATTGCTTCAGTCCGTTTGCCGTTCCGGCGCGGCGATTCTGGTGCTGACGTCCGACGCGTCGTTTTTATCCGAGTATGAAACCGATTCGTACGTACTTGCGGGCGGTAAATTGTATAAAGGCGGTTCGCTTCTATGA
- a CDS encoding DEAD/DEAH box helicase, producing MEENISFEDLGLDEITLNAIALKGFEVPSPIQVLAIPRLLGGEANVIAKARTGTGKTAAFGLPLVQTIREDKGHVRALILAPTRELALQVCKEIDSLTTGTYPRLAAVYGGQSMGEQLRALKRGVEIVVGTPGRVQDHIERKSLDLSQIDYFILDEADEMLDMGFIDDIEAIFAKANPESRILLFSATMPQPILKIASRFMGDYEIVEEETSPEEPVLTEQKYWIVRESDKIEALVRLIDISPDFYGLVFTQTKADADMITRQLDERGYEAAALHGDIPQAQREKILYRFRNKKTRILVATDVAARGIDIEGLTHVVNYALPFDGPTYVHRIGRTGRAGAKGLAFTLVRPEERRKLEYLKAAVRKSAKGTMTEAPVPPVSDVLAAKRARLFDAMKLSLANGGQSSDDAAGNADGGESADGFAPPRSAGEDSVFARMAEELCSGKDPQDVLASVLKLSYGKQLDPSRYGDISTLKAFNPGKQIRLFVQLGRRDGFYPREIAEYFSKLLNIQPRLVDRIDVAENFSLVSLPMQAGMDALERSKRDHSLPHMHIDSKDAQNGESGFANRPGRRGFGNAESRSGGFRREGREFRHDGGRGFGRDSERSGGGRSRPPHARQGSAGLYKRKTPQSDRY from the coding sequence ATGGAAGAAAACATCTCGTTCGAGGATCTGGGACTCGATGAAATCACTCTGAACGCCATCGCGCTCAAAGGATTTGAAGTACCGTCTCCGATTCAGGTTTTGGCGATACCCCGCCTGCTCGGCGGAGAAGCCAACGTCATCGCAAAAGCGCGCACCGGAACCGGTAAAACCGCCGCGTTCGGCCTGCCGCTCGTGCAGACTATCCGTGAGGACAAAGGCCACGTCCGGGCGCTCATTTTGGCGCCGACGCGCGAACTGGCGTTGCAAGTCTGCAAGGAAATCGACTCGCTTACCACCGGAACGTATCCGCGGCTCGCCGCCGTATACGGCGGACAATCCATGGGCGAACAGCTTCGCGCGCTCAAACGCGGCGTTGAAATCGTCGTCGGTACGCCCGGGCGCGTACAGGATCATATCGAACGCAAATCGCTCGATCTGTCGCAGATCGACTATTTCATTCTCGACGAAGCCGACGAAATGCTCGACATGGGCTTTATCGACGACATTGAAGCGATATTTGCCAAGGCGAATCCCGAAAGCCGCATTCTGCTGTTTTCGGCAACCATGCCGCAGCCTATTCTGAAAATTGCGTCCCGGTTTATGGGCGATTACGAAATCGTCGAAGAAGAAACCAGTCCCGAAGAACCGGTGCTTACCGAGCAGAAATACTGGATCGTGCGCGAAAGCGACAAAATAGAAGCGCTCGTGCGCCTTATCGACATTTCACCCGATTTTTACGGGCTCGTATTCACGCAGACCAAAGCCGACGCGGACATGATCACCCGGCAGCTCGACGAGCGCGGCTACGAAGCGGCCGCCCTGCACGGCGATATTCCGCAGGCGCAGCGTGAAAAGATCCTGTACCGTTTCCGCAATAAGAAAACGCGTATCCTCGTCGCCACCGACGTCGCCGCGCGCGGTATCGATATCGAAGGATTGACGCACGTCGTGAACTACGCGCTTCCGTTCGACGGTCCCACCTACGTACACCGCATCGGCCGTACCGGCCGCGCGGGCGCCAAAGGTTTGGCGTTCACGCTCGTGCGTCCCGAAGAGCGGCGCAAACTCGAATATTTGAAAGCGGCCGTCCGGAAATCGGCGAAAGGCACCATGACCGAAGCGCCGGTGCCGCCGGTCTCGGATGTGCTCGCCGCAAAACGCGCGCGGCTGTTCGACGCAATGAAACTTTCTTTGGCGAACGGCGGGCAGTCGTCGGACGATGCTGCCGGGAACGCCGACGGCGGCGAATCTGCGGACGGCTTCGCGCCGCCTCGGAGTGCCGGTGAAGATTCCGTTTTTGCGCGCATGGCGGAAGAACTGTGCAGCGGCAAAGATCCGCAGGACGTGCTCGCTTCCGTACTGAAACTGTCGTACGGCAAACAGCTCGACCCGTCGCGTTACGGCGATATTTCGACGCTGAAAGCGTTCAATCCCGGTAAGCAGATCCGGCTGTTCGTGCAGCTCGGCCGCCGCGACGGTTTTTATCCGCGCGAAATAGCCGAATATTTCAGCAAACTGCTCAATATCCAGCCGCGCCTGGTAGACCGCATCGACGTTGCCGAAAACTTTTCGCTGGTCAGTCTGCCGATGCAGGCCGGTATGGACGCGCTTGAACGGTCAAAACGCGATCACTCGTTGCCGCACATGCATATCGATTCAAAAGACGCGCAAAACGGGGAATCCGGCTTTGCCAATCGCCCCGGACGGCGCGGCTTCGGAAACGCCGAGTCCCGTTCCGGCGGGTTCCGCCGCGAAGGCAGGGAATTCCGGCACGACGGCGGCCGCGGCTTCGGACGCGATTCCGAACGTTCCGGCGGCGGCCGTTCCAGACCGCCGCACGCTCGGCAGGGTTCGGCCGGCTTGTATAAACGCAAGACGCCGCAGTCCGACCGCTACTAG
- a CDS encoding Nif3-like dinuclear metal center hexameric protein: MKLIELQTILDREFKIDRTDENLIDFAVTDENKSFINPDFLSKKTALMTDNSENVDIVLTSVFITKEIVKKALQYRNVLILTHHQFDYFEDERGLQPIKPEYFEQLKKCGISIYAAHAPLDTHSIYGTSKSLAELCGIQAEKYFYDYFGEPTALIGIIPERSFDEYAEYVRNKLERPIITTEKHTESVRKIGVVAGGGDLPDILQQVYDYGCDTLLTGTIEHRWNVPFIQEGNKQFHELNHKLKLNLIGGTHFGTERPAMIKLAAYFDRLKIPCKYIEDTVLLDAV; encoded by the coding sequence ATGAAATTAATTGAATTGCAAACCATATTGGATCGTGAATTCAAAATTGACCGAACTGACGAAAACCTTATCGATTTTGCAGTAACGGATGAAAATAAATCATTTATCAATCCTGACTTTCTTTCAAAGAAAACCGCTTTAATGACCGATAATTCGGAAAACGTAGATATCGTGTTGACTTCCGTTTTCATTACGAAAGAAATCGTCAAAAAAGCATTGCAATACCGAAACGTGCTTATCTTGACACATCACCAATTCGACTATTTTGAAGATGAACGGGGTTTGCAGCCGATTAAACCGGAATATTTTGAGCAACTGAAAAAATGCGGGATTTCGATATACGCAGCACACGCACCGCTGGATACCCATTCGATTTACGGAACATCTAAAAGTTTAGCCGAATTATGCGGAATACAGGCTGAAAAATATTTCTACGACTATTTCGGTGAACCCACCGCGCTGATAGGAATCATACCGGAAAGATCTTTTGACGAATACGCTGAATATGTCAGGAACAAATTGGAACGTCCGATCATAACAACTGAAAAACATACGGAATCCGTACGAAAAATTGGAGTTGTTGCCGGCGGAGGAGATTTGCCGGATATTTTGCAGCAAGTTTACGATTATGGCTGTGATACGCTGCTTACGGGTACCATAGAACATCGATGGAACGTTCCGTTCATACAGGAAGGAAACAAACAATTTCATGAATTGAATCATAAACTCAAGCTGAATCTGATAGGCGGAACTCACTTCGGAACGGAACGGCCGGCAATGATAAAACTGGCCGCATATTTTGACAGACTGAAAATTCCCTGCAAATATATTGAAGACACCGTATTGCTTGATGCCGTATGA
- the lysS gene encoding lysine--tRNA ligase gives MNNQNETAKLTHWADQTAEKIIRERGDLDVYTCASGITPSGTVHIGNFREIISVDLVVRALRDRGKNVRFIYSWDDYDVFRKVPMNMPKSDELAKYLRFPITMVPDPFERDSSYARHHETDVESALPVVGIHPEFLYQAERYRAHTYDEGMKTALQNRSRIKDCLNRYRDDEHKIPAEEEYWPISVFCENCNRDTTVIDGYDGEYGVTYHCTECGHAETADLRTASGMKLGWRVDWPMRWRHEHTVFEPAGKDHHSQGGSFDTARLVADEIYGWPAPVTFRYDFIGIKGTPGKMSSSKGKVIALPDVLRVYPPEIVRYMFAGTRPNTEFSISFDLDVLKTYEDYDKTERIAWGAEKAKNDDVYAKERRIYELSQVDGMPQVMPYQMPLRHLCNLLQTNSGDIEAVIASLGDVRPEQAEKLRVRCKCAWYWITECAPDDFRFALRTDGSKAELGNAELAAIRKIYTDVLPIMDTLDEKPLSEAVYAVAGECGLEPKALFTAVYQALIGKNAGPRLASFMKIIGKDRLQAILAAYR, from the coding sequence ATGAACAATCAAAACGAAACGGCGAAGCTGACCCACTGGGCGGATCAGACGGCCGAAAAAATCATCCGCGAACGCGGAGACCTTGACGTTTACACTTGTGCCTCGGGAATCACTCCGTCGGGCACCGTACATATCGGTAATTTCCGCGAAATCATTTCCGTAGATTTGGTCGTACGCGCGCTGCGGGACCGCGGCAAGAACGTCCGGTTCATTTATTCGTGGGACGATTACGACGTGTTCCGCAAAGTGCCGATGAACATGCCCAAATCGGACGAATTGGCGAAATATCTGCGTTTTCCGATCACGATGGTACCCGATCCGTTCGAGCGCGATTCCTCTTACGCGCGGCATCACGAAACCGACGTGGAATCGGCGCTGCCGGTCGTAGGCATTCATCCGGAATTCCTGTATCAGGCCGAACGGTACCGCGCCCATACGTACGACGAAGGCATGAAAACGGCGCTGCAGAACCGCAGCCGTATTAAAGACTGTCTGAACCGCTACCGCGACGACGAGCATAAAATTCCCGCCGAAGAAGAATATTGGCCGATTTCCGTTTTCTGTGAAAACTGCAATCGGGACACGACGGTTATCGACGGATACGACGGCGAGTACGGCGTTACGTATCACTGTACCGAATGCGGTCATGCGGAAACGGCCGATCTGCGCACGGCGTCCGGTATGAAATTGGGCTGGCGAGTGGACTGGCCGATGCGGTGGCGGCACGAGCACACGGTGTTCGAGCCGGCGGGCAAAGACCATCACAGTCAGGGCGGTTCGTTCGATACGGCGCGGCTCGTTGCCGACGAGATTTACGGGTGGCCGGCGCCGGTAACGTTCCGGTACGATTTTATCGGCATCAAAGGTACGCCCGGCAAAATGTCGTCTTCAAAGGGAAAAGTCATCGCGCTGCCGGACGTACTGCGCGTGTATCCGCCGGAAATCGTACGGTACATGTTTGCCGGAACGCGCCCGAACACGGAATTTTCGATAAGTTTCGACCTCGACGTACTCAAAACGTACGAAGATTACGATAAAACCGAGCGCATCGCCTGGGGTGCCGAAAAGGCCAAGAACGACGACGTGTACGCCAAGGAACGCCGCATTTACGAACTGTCGCAGGTGGACGGTATGCCGCAGGTGATGCCGTACCAGATGCCGCTGCGGCATTTGTGCAACTTGCTGCAAACGAATTCGGGCGACATTGAGGCGGTTATAGCCTCTCTCGGCGACGTGCGGCCCGAACAGGCTGAAAAACTGCGCGTGCGGTGCAAGTGCGCGTGGTATTGGATTACCGAATGTGCGCCGGACGATTTCAGGTTTGCGCTGCGCACCGACGGTTCAAAAGCGGAGCTCGGCAACGCCGAACTTGCGGCGATCCGCAAAATCTACACCGACGTGCTGCCGATAATGGACACGCTCGATGAAAAACCGCTTTCCGAGGCCGTGTACGCGGTTGCCGGGGAATGCGGGCTTGAGCCGAAAGCGCTGTTTACCGCCGTCTATCAGGCGCTCATCGGCAAAAACGCCGGGCCGCGCCTTGCAAGTTTTATGAAAATTATCGGCAAAGACCGTTTGCAGGCGATTCTCGCGGCGTACCGGTAA
- a CDS encoding methyl-accepting chemotaxis protein → MKLNAKFSFTVSALALVSIGIMIFMLTGVSSLMKIKDFELDLMRIQNTFQQTMGYSDKTTSRGVNIDTIYSEWEKLTGEVAVSIQGILESSTRKALPAVTNKKIDSLNELWKMVDAPFKDVGLLYKELSEMPLQPSFKLSISSTGFSTALSTNSTGESSFQIEFTLHQLRQKTQSIQTICDTFSSLVETIRTEITADINRQYLLFYRTVILVTVLASVTALFFATRITRRITKRIRRIQDMTGKLSLKDFSVRMEASGNDEICNLTGDLNNTVSILNDFLITVKKTAADADAAGRSINNSAASTAAATHQIDSNIESLNVQVEKLSAAVTRSIKSLNQMIEISAMLLSDNNRQTTAINASQQAVGTMAEHLDTIAQMAEDKTQSAHEIQRYVLDGDEKISSTHTLLQEINGQLDEIAEIVTIINDIAEQTNILSMNAAIESAHAGESGKGFGVVAEEIRVLAESTGDNATRISSSLYAIISKVKDANDTSKSAADAFAKVSESTHDMVVSLTEITDGIKNIDGNMHQVTGKNTELSNASQQINKSCDNLSAQQNVVSNEMAAMSTVFKQVEAGIHEIKIGTADIVKKMLDINAMSSDSCTRMEKLDNILSEFTTVDYSVHIDKEALRKASEEIPEKEAEPELLEEIPEEAPEPETPAADETENGQFETVSASEFGL, encoded by the coding sequence ATGAAACTTAACGCAAAATTTTCTTTCACCGTCTCTGCGCTTGCGCTGGTAAGCATCGGAATCATGATATTCATGCTCACCGGCGTATCGTCGCTCATGAAAATCAAGGATTTTGAACTGGATCTCATGCGCATCCAGAATACGTTTCAGCAAACCATGGGATATTCCGATAAAACGACTTCCAGAGGGGTGAACATAGACACCATATACTCGGAATGGGAAAAATTGACGGGCGAAGTCGCGGTATCCATACAGGGGATTCTGGAAAGCAGCACGCGCAAGGCGCTGCCCGCCGTAACGAATAAAAAAATAGACTCACTGAACGAATTGTGGAAAATGGTCGATGCGCCGTTCAAGGATGTCGGTCTTTTATACAAAGAGTTGAGCGAAATGCCGCTGCAGCCGTCGTTCAAACTTTCAATATCGTCGACCGGATTTTCAACCGCACTCTCAACGAACAGTACCGGAGAATCTTCGTTTCAAATCGAATTCACACTGCACCAGCTGCGGCAAAAGACACAGAGCATACAGACTATCTGCGATACGTTCAGTTCACTCGTCGAAACGATTCGCACTGAAATTACCGCGGACATTAACCGGCAATATCTGCTGTTTTACCGCACGGTTATACTCGTAACCGTTCTGGCGTCGGTTACCGCGCTCTTTTTTGCCACGCGGATCACGAGACGGATTACGAAACGTATCCGCCGCATTCAGGATATGACGGGCAAACTTTCACTGAAAGATTTTTCAGTCCGAATGGAAGCGTCGGGCAACGATGAAATCTGTAATTTAACCGGCGATTTGAACAACACGGTCAGCATTCTGAACGATTTTCTGATCACGGTCAAGAAAACCGCGGCGGACGCAGACGCAGCCGGCCGTTCGATAAACAATTCCGCGGCGAGTACGGCGGCGGCGACGCATCAGATCGACTCGAACATCGAATCGCTGAACGTGCAGGTCGAAAAACTTTCCGCAGCCGTCACCCGTTCCATCAAATCGCTCAATCAGATGATCGAAATTTCGGCGATGCTGCTCTCCGACAACAACCGCCAGACGACGGCGATCAACGCGAGCCAACAGGCGGTCGGTACGATGGCCGAACACCTCGACACGATCGCGCAGATGGCGGAAGACAAAACGCAGAGCGCGCACGAAATCCAGCGGTACGTTCTCGACGGAGACGAAAAAATATCTTCGACGCACACGCTCCTGCAGGAAATCAACGGACAGCTCGACGAAATTGCCGAAATCGTTACCATTATTAACGACATCGCCGAACAGACGAACATTCTTTCCATGAACGCGGCGATCGAAAGCGCGCACGCCGGCGAAAGCGGCAAAGGCTTCGGCGTCGTTGCCGAAGAAATCCGCGTGCTCGCCGAATCTACGGGCGACAACGCCACGCGCATCAGTTCGTCCCTCTACGCGATAATCTCGAAAGTAAAAGACGCGAACGACACCAGTAAATCCGCGGCGGACGCGTTTGCAAAGGTAAGCGAAAGTACGCACGATATGGTCGTATCTTTGACCGAAATTACCGACGGTATCAAAAACATCGACGGCAACATGCATCAGGTTACCGGAAAAAACACCGAATTGTCGAACGCGTCGCAGCAAATCAATAAATCGTGCGACAATCTGTCGGCACAGCAGAACGTCGTTTCCAACGAAATGGCGGCGATGAGCACGGTGTTCAAACAGGTGGAAGCGGGTATTCACGAAATCAAAATCGGCACCGCGGATATCGTAAAAAAAATGCTCGACATAAACGCGATGAGTTCCGACAGCTGCACCCGAATGGAAAAACTGGACAACATCCTGTCCGAATTCACTACGGTCGATTATTCGGTACATATCGATAAAGAAGCGCTGCGTAAAGCGTCCGAAGAAATACCGGAAAAAGAAGCCGAACCGGAACTGCTTGAGGAAATACCGGAAGAAGCTCCGGAACCGGAGACGCCGGCAGCCGACGAAACAGAAAACGGCCAATTTGAAACCGTTTCCGCGTCGGAATTCGGTTTGTAG
- a CDS encoding ABC transporter permease subunit: MHVVYDIVLTSAPLLLAACGALISEYAGVMAVFADGCINIGAFLCFAVTARTGSLAAGIGCSAVACTGLAYGVSVLTLKLRANPFLTGLALNVFASSCISVLSAVLFGTRGVLVSPAFSFTGGGARVVSAIAAYGLCAAAAVVLRTTKAGLHLRVTGSAPNVLTARGVSPDRWKTASWCAAAAFAAAAGCVLALRLSSFVPNISAGRGWTALAAVFLGGKKLSGTLIAVLVFAGAEYAANNIQNVAAFANVPSSVLLALPYAAALVMIGAGRRAD; this comes from the coding sequence ATGCACGTCGTATACGATATCGTTTTAACGTCGGCGCCGCTGCTGCTCGCCGCGTGCGGGGCACTTATAAGCGAATACGCGGGCGTTATGGCCGTGTTCGCCGACGGCTGCATCAATATCGGCGCGTTCCTGTGTTTCGCCGTAACCGCCCGAACCGGATCGCTCGCGGCGGGAATCGGCTGTTCGGCGGTTGCGTGTACCGGATTGGCGTACGGAGTGTCCGTTCTGACGCTGAAATTGCGCGCGAATCCGTTTCTGACCGGCCTTGCACTGAACGTGTTCGCGTCGAGCTGCATCTCCGTGCTGTCCGCAGTCCTGTTCGGCACGCGCGGCGTTTTGGTTTCTCCGGCATTTTCGTTTACGGGAGGCGGAGCGCGCGTCGTTTCCGCGATTGCCGCGTACGGGCTGTGCGCCGCCGCCGCGGTCGTTTTACGCACGACGAAAGCCGGTCTGCATCTGCGGGTTACCGGCAGTGCTCCGAACGTACTCACGGCGCGCGGCGTTTCGCCCGACCGCTGGAAAACGGCCAGCTGGTGTGCGGCGGCAGCTTTTGCGGCGGCGGCGGGATGCGTTCTTGCGCTGCGGCTTTCTTCATTCGTTCCGAATATCAGCGCCGGGCGCGGATGGACGGCGCTTGCCGCCGTTTTCTTGGGCGGAAAGAAGCTTTCGGGAACGCTGATCGCCGTGCTGGTTTTTGCGGGCGCCGAATACGCGGCGAACAATATTCAAAACGTCGCCGCTTTCGCGAACGTTCCGTCTTCCGTACTGCTCGCGCTGCCGTACGCCGCCGCGCTCGTTATGATAGGAGCGGGGCGCCGCGCGGATTGA